The Sulfurimonas sp. genome includes the window CTCTATGGTAAGCCTGAGATATTTAATACTGATCAAGGGTCACAATATACAAGCTGTATCCACACTCAAACATTAAAAGATAATGACATAATTATCTCTATGGATGGCAAAGGTAGAGCAACAGATAATATTTGTATTGAGAGGTTCTGGAGAAGTGCTAAAGTTGAAAAAATATACCTCAATGAATATGAGAGAGTATCAGTTCTCAAAAGTGATGTTAAGGATTATATAGAATTTTATAATCACAGAAGATTTCATGAGACATTGAAATATAAAAAACCTATGAATGTTTATTATGATAGTTTAAAAATCAATGATGAGAATTACACTAAATCTAGTGAAAATGTAGCATAGGGTAACAGGTATTTAGGGAATTAGATTTTTGAAAAAGTTGTCTTGACATATTGGGGTAGTATAGTCTTTATCTAAAGTATTATCTATACCTATTGTAAACTCTAATGCTCCACCTTCAGTTGCTGTTGCATCTCCTACATATATCTCTACATCTTTTTTAGTTGAGTCATCACTTCCATCATCAAAGTTCATACCCATACCATCACTGTTAAAGTTGAAGTTTTCAATAGTGATATATTCATGTGTAGCTTTTTCAGTTACTATCATATTTGAACCATCTAAAGCATAAAGAAAGTTAGCATCTTCATAGAGAGTATCACTACCTTCTACTTTAGTTTTTTTACCGCTTATAGATTTATCGTTAAACATTATGAGACCGTTTGAGTCTGCATCGTTTATGACATCTTTATCACTGACATGGTAAGTATCAAAGCCTGTTCCACCTAGAAGATAATCATGTGTTTTTTCACCATATAAGTTATCAGCATCTGAACCTGCCAATACATCATCACCTGCTTGACCTAAAAGAGTATCTGAACCACTACCGCCAAAGAGTGCATCATTATTCTCACCTCCTAGAAGTGTGTCATTACCGCTATTTCCATAAAGTATGTCATCTCCTGAACCACCCAGTAGAGTATCTATGTCTGCTCCGCCTGAGAGTGTGTCGTTTCCATTGCCCCCGTCTAGGTAGTCGTTGCCACCTGCTCCTAAAAGTGTGTCATGATCCTCTTCACCGTATAAAAAGTCGTTGTCTGCTCCTCCGTTTATGGTATCGTTGCCTGTTCCTCCGTAGATAACATCATTTCCGCCGTTACCATGTATGGTGTCATTTCCTCTTTCTCCGAAGATTAGGTCGTTTTTGGCTGTGCCCTGGAGGGTGTCATTTATATTTGCTTTACCGATACCTGATTTATATTCATCATTGACACTATTAACTCCAACAATCACTTCACCCTTTATAATAATACCTTCACCAAAATTATCAATAAGATAGTTTTTTGCATTTTCTATTTGAAGACCTATTTTATTTGTCCCATTATAGGCTGATGATTCTCCCTCTTCTTCTGCAATTTTTGCTTGATGAATCCTTGCCATTCTTATGATATCTTTAGAATTTTTTTCGTTAGATGTTGTATCATACAAGTTAAAAATATTTGATTCTTGTACTACTCTGTAATAATTTCCAGGTAATTCATCTCCATTTGAATAGTATCTTATTTGAAACCATGCTTCTGCACGATTCCCATCTTTTATAGCAGCTAATAAACTAGGTGCTCCTGCTGTTCCTAATCTATAGAGTTGAGACATAACAGCTGCTCTTTCTTTAGAATTTGGTAAAATAGATTTAGATATAGCTTTCTCTTCTTTATTATCTAATCTATATGACAATAAATCTTCAGCTTTTGTTTCAGTTTTTAGAGTTATTAAAGCGTATAATGCCCCTAAAAATCAAGACAACTTTCCTAAAGATTTAATTTCATAAGCAACTGTTACCTTACCCTACATTTTTTAGATATTCAAGATAAACATTCATCGGTTTTCTATAATCTAAACTTGAGTGAAATCTCTTAAAGTTGTATTTATAGATATAAGCTTTAACTCCTTCTTTTAAATTTCTAATAGTTTGATAATCATTTATGTAAATATTACCATGTTTAAGGGTTCTAAAAAATCTCTCAATTACTATATTGTGAATACTTCTAGCTTTCCCATTCATTGATATTTGAATATTATATCTTTTAAGTATCTGAGTATGCTCATTGCTTGTATATTGACTTCCTTGATCACTATTAAATATCTTAGGCTTAGGATACTTTGCAAGTGCCTTTTCTAGCACATCGGTTGCAAGTGTTGCATCCATAGAATTAGTACCACAAGGGCATGATAATATTTTATAGGAGAGTATAGCTTTAGAATGCCAGTCTATAACTGCTGCCAGATACATAAAACCTCCGTTAATACGAATATAGGTAATGTCACCACTCCATACTTCGTTTGGAGTAGGCACATAGACAGTATTTTTCTTACCAACTCTAGTCCAATACTTCTTGAGGAGGTACTCATATATTTTATGTTCTTTATTTTTAATACTTGTTAGTTTCTTTTTAGTTGGGTATATTGCTTGTATGCCAAGTATTGCCATATATTTCAAGACTCTATTTCTGCCAATGGCATAGCCATCTTCTTTGAGTTGCTCGTAGATAAACCTATAACCATACTCTGAGTTCTCTGTAGCTATCTCATCAATTTTATGAAGTAGTTTGATGTTTTTTTGACTCATTGGTACTGGTTGATAGTAATAGTGGCTTCTACTAATACCAAATATCTCACATTGCTCTGAAATTGATAATTTTTTATGCTTGGACTCGATCAAAGCTTTTTTATTACATAAGTCCAAGCTCTTTAGCTTTTTTTCAACGAAACCTGCTCTTACAGTTGCTTTTCCTAGTGCCTTAGCTAAGCCATCATTCTCAGTTTTTAACTCTTCTATTTCATCTCTATAAGCTTTCGTCGCTCCACCCAAGTCAAATGCTAAAGATGCATTTTCTAAAAATTGAGTCTTCCATTTTCCTAATGATTGAGAAGTGATTTTATACTTAGTTGCTAACTGACTTATTGTCATATCTTCTTTTAACATTTCTAAGACTATTTTAGTCTTCTGTTTTGCCGTATAAGTTTGCCCTTGTTTTCTACTCATAATTTATCTCCATAATTCTTACTTATTTTAGCTTTTTTGAAAATAAATCCTACTGAATTGGTGTCTTAGATTTTAGGGGCATTATAATCTACAGTTTTTGTAGTGTCACCATCTTTTCTAATTACAAATTTCTTTAATGTACTTTTTATACTCTCTACATTTTGAAAAAGGTCATAGCCGTAGCCCATTGCCATAGAATCATCTCCATCATCATGGGCATCTAACTTTTTTAGGTTAGTATCATTTCTACTTTTATATAATTTATCATTTTCACTAGGTTTTATCAAATTATTTCTATCTTTCTTATAAGAACCATTTGTATAGTTTGTATGTGTAGTTAAGAGTGCCATTAGTTATCCTTTGTGCTGTGTTTTTTATTTGTGAAGATTTTTATTAAGTAACAAGTGTCTGTTGGTTTGTTTGTTGCATCATATTTACTAATTGACACAAAGTTTTGGTAGTTTATATCACTCCATAGTATTCTGTAGTAATCATATGCCCCAGATATTCCAATCGAAGAAACTTTTTGACCTCTTTTGCTACTCTCATCATAATCTTTTTGACCAAAAGTGCTAAAAAAAGTTGAGATGTAATAAGTGTTATCTATTTTAAATGGTCGAAGTGTGGTAGTGTTACCAGTTGACATATATACAGTATCTGTGTGCTTTGAACCAAAAAGAGATGACACTTGTTTTGGTAGTTCTTTATAATAGTGTTCGCTACCAATATCAACTGTACCTTTTGAAATATCAAATTTAAAAAATTCATTAGTTTCTTTTGGCAAATAAAGAATTTCATTGTATCCAGCATCACCACTTCGTGTCGATTTTAAGAGTTCTTCTCTAAATGCAACTAACTCATCTTTACCATCATTATTTATGTCAAATATTGCATTCTTACATCCTGTCGATCTTGAACAATAGTCTTTATAAGGTTTATTTTTACCCGTACCCGTAAGATAGAAGATAAACTCTTTATCCCACTTAATAACATTAAACTCTTTATGAGTTTGAAGTTTAAGTTCTTTATACTCTTTTAAATCATCATTTAAAATCTTACTTACTCTGTGACATACCTTATCATCTTTACTCATTATCAACAAGTATCTATCTGCTTGTAAAAGTGTTGATACTACTATTAATCCTAATATCATTTTCTTAATTGTATTTCTTTTCATTTATGCTACCTCTATTTTATTTATATTAAATTTCAAATTATTTACTAAATCATCTTTACCTGCTAAGATTGTAGAGTTTGAAGAGTTTACTTCTATAATTTCATCTGTATCATTGCCAACTATCAGCGTGTCATCTAGTTGGTCTTTCTTTCTTGTGATTGTATAAGTTGCTTGTTCCTCAGCAACCAGTATTACTGTTTTTATAATCTTTTTCATTTGTATTACCTCTTTTTATATCTATATTAAAATTTAAACTACTAAGTATTTTTAAATATTTATTTATATTATCTTTTTTAATCTTTTAAGTAATTGATTTCTTATAAAAAGAGACACATTGTATAAAAATGTGTCTTTTAGTGTCTTTATGTAGTTTTGTTGGTTTTTTAAGTATTCCAAGCGGAGCTAACTATATTCATAAGGTCGGTATTATTCTGAATATCGTTGTTTGTAAGGTAGTTTCCATCTGAGAGTTCTATAAGTTCTATTTGGTTTTTTGTGCTGTATTGTTTGTTTACTTTTATGACTTAATCTTATATGTGCTTTGGTGAATTTTTATAGAGATTTCGCTGTGAAATTAGTCGTATCGAGCAACATCTAAAATCTAAATGTGCTCTTTTTTCCTGCTTGTTCAATTTGAATAGATGATTTAAGAATATATAAGTAAACACCATTTTTTTTGTACAGAATCTTTTGATAAATATCTTTTGAGTTTAAAGAGTCATATCCAATAGCCTCAACATCATCTCTTTTACTAACTATTACACAGTCATTTGAAATAGCATACATATTAAGGTTAATATAATTGTCTGCTGTATTAAGTGGTGCCTTTTGTAATTGTAAAACAGTAGGACATGCTAATGTTTTTTTCTTTATTTTATCTGCATAGGAGATGCTAAAGAGAAGTAAAACAGCTATGATTAATCTCACTAATTAATCCATTTGATATTTAAAAATTATACTTGTATAACCAGTTACAATATGATCTAAATTATAAGTTGCACCAGCATCTGTTTTTGAAGTATTTAAACGCATAAATCTAGCACCTATTTCCCAGTCAACTTGTTTACCTAAGTGAACATTAAAACCTACATCTCCACCTAAATAAGTATCATCTATTGTTACAGTATTGTTATGTCCATTTTTTGTATCAACAAATTTCATATCTGCTTTACCAAAGTTTACACCCAAATACATGTTTGCAAAGTTGGAAAAATTAAATAGATATTGCAGTTCAACTCCATAAGTTCTTGCATACTCAAACTCACCTGCGTCATACATTCTTGCTGATAGAAAAAATCTATAGTTATTTGACTCTGCACCAATTTTCAATCCACCACCCTTTAATGATACCTTTTCTCTTACTGTAGCATCGCCTATTTTAACACGCTCATAGTCAAAATTACTATATGTACCCTCAAGACCTATTAATGAATTTGTATTAAATCTATATTTTGAATTATCAGCAGGTGCTGCACTTAATGATGAAGCTACCAATATCGTTGCTACTGCTAATTTACTTAATGTTTTTGCCATTTTATTCCCTTTTTATTTGAACCTATTATACCTTGTCACTTTTAAGGCTTACTTTAAAGTACAGAGTTTATCTCTCTTGCACAAATAACCCCACTGCTAAATGCCCACTGAAAGTTATACCCACCTAATTCTCCTGTTACATCGACAACTTCACCAATAAAGTGTAAATTTTTTATACTTTTGGATTCTAAAGAGTGATTATGTAACTCTTTTGCACAAACCCCTCCTCTACTTACTTCTGCTTTAGTAAAACCAAAGTTACCAGCAGGAGCAAACTCATAGTTATGTATATCTAAGAGTTTCTCGACTTCTTTGCTACTAAGCTTTTTACACTCTTTGTCTTGGACATCAATCGCCTTTAATATTGCTATAGAAAGTCTTTTTGGTAAAGGAATAGCAGAACTTACTAGTTTTTTACTATTTCTTATCAAATCTTTTATCTTGTTTTTAGGTAAAAAATTAATTGCCATTTTTGCCTTTTTCCAGTACAAAGACGCACTCAAAACAGCAGGACCACTTATACCTCTGTGTGCAAAAAGTAAATCTTCTTTTAAAGTTTTTTCATCTACTTTTATATGTACGAAACAACTAAGTCCACTAAGTTCTTTCATCCAAAACTGATCTTTTTGAAGTGTCATTCCAACTAAAGCAGGAGTAAATTCTTTCACACTGATGTCAAAGTTTTTTGCTATTTTTAAACCAATATCACTTGCACCAAGAGTTTGAAAGCTTTTTCCACCTGTTGCAACTATCACTTTTTTAGCTTTTAAAATTTTTCTATCAGTTACAATTTCAAATATTTTATTTACTTTTTTAACTTCACTTACTTTTGTATTTAAAATTAGCTCATGCTTATTACTCAGTTTTTTAAGGATGTTAATTATTTCATCTGAAGAATTTTTACAAAAATAATAACGATTTTTTCGTATCACAGGAAAGAGGCTGTTGATTTTTAAAAATTCTAATAAATTTTCTTTTGAATATTCACTTAAAATATTTGAAATAAATTCTTCATCACCATCGAAATTATTTGAACTTACACTTGTGCTTGTGATGTTACATTTACCACCGCCAGATATTTTTAATTTTTGAGCAACTTTTGAATTAATATCTATAATAGATACATTTAACTTTTCACTTAGATGCGAAGCACACATCAAACCACTTGCTCCAGCACCTAAAATAATAACATCATATATTTTCATAACGACATTATAGTATAATGTCAAAAAAATATATAAGTGGTAAAAATGGCAAATAAACTTCACATAGTTTCTCTTGGATGTACTAAAAATCTTGTTGATACAGAAGTAATGATGGGAAAACTTCAAAACTTTGAACTTACAGATGCCCAAGATGAAGCAGATGTTATTATTGTAAATACTTGTGGATTTATAGATGCGGCAAAAGAAGAGTCTATAAATACTGTTCTTTCTTTACACGATACTAGAAAAGAAGACTCAGTTTTAGTCATGGCTGGATGTCTTAGTGAAAGATATAAAGAAGACTTGGCAAACCAGATGCCAGAGGTTGATATATTTACAGGAGTGGGTGATTA containing:
- a CDS encoding aminoacetone oxidase family FAD-binding enzyme → MKIYDVIILGAGASGLMCASHLSEKLNVSIIDINSKVAQKLKISGGGKCNITSTSVSSNNFDGDEEFISNILSEYSKENLLEFLKINSLFPVIRKNRYYFCKNSSDEIINILKKLSNKHELILNTKVSEVKKVNKIFEIVTDRKILKAKKVIVATGGKSFQTLGASDIGLKIAKNFDISVKEFTPALVGMTLQKDQFWMKELSGLSCFVHIKVDEKTLKEDLLFAHRGISGPAVLSASLYWKKAKMAINFLPKNKIKDLIRNSKKLVSSAIPLPKRLSIAILKAIDVQDKECKKLSSKEVEKLLDIHNYEFAPAGNFGFTKAEVSRGGVCAKELHNHSLESKSIKNLHFIGEVVDVTGELGGYNFQWAFSSGVICAREINSVL
- a CDS encoding IS3 family transposase, with protein sequence MSRKQGQTYTAKQKTKIVLEMLKEDMTISQLATKYKITSQSLGKWKTQFLENASLAFDLGGATKAYRDEIEELKTENDGLAKALGKATVRAGFVEKKLKSLDLCNKKALIESKHKKLSISEQCEIFGISRSHYYYQPVPMSQKNIKLLHKIDEIATENSEYGYRFIYEQLKEDGYAIGRNRVLKYMAILGIQAIYPTKKKLTSIKNKEHKIYEYLLKKYWTRVGKKNTVYVPTPNEVWSGDITYIRINGGFMYLAAVIDWHSKAILSYKILSCPCGTNSMDATLATDVLEKALAKYPKPKIFNSDQGSQYTSNEHTQILKRYNIQISMNGKARSIHNIVIERFFRTLKHGNIYINDYQTIRNLKEGVKAYIYKYNFKRFHSSLDYRKPMNVYLEYLKNVG
- a CDS encoding outer membrane beta-barrel protein — its product is MAKTLSKLAVATILVASSLSAAPADNSKYRFNTNSLIGLEGTYSNFDYERVKIGDATVREKVSLKGGGLKIGAESNNYRFFLSARMYDAGEFEYARTYGVELQYLFNFSNFANMYLGVNFGKADMKFVDTKNGHNNTVTIDDTYLGGDVGFNVHLGKQVDWEIGARFMRLNTSKTDAGATYNLDHIVTGYTSIIFKYQMD
- a CDS encoding calcium-binding protein, which codes for MSYRLDNKEEKAISKSILPNSKERAAVMSQLYRLGTAGAPSLLAAIKDGNRAEAWFQIRYYSNGDELPGNYYRVVQESNIFNLYDTTSNEKNSKDIIRMARIHQAKIAEEEGESSAYNGTNKIGLQIENAKNYLIDNFGEGIIIKGEVIVGVNSVNDEYKSGIGKANINDTLQGTAKNDLIFGERGNDTIHGNGGNDVIYGGTGNDTINGGADNDFLYGEEDHDTLLGAGGNDYLDGGNGNDTLSGGADIDTLLGGSGDDILYGNSGNDTLLGGENNDALFGGSGSDTLLGQAGDDVLAGSDADNLYGEKTHDYLLGGTGFDTYHVSDKDVINDADSNGLIMFNDKSISGKKTKVEGSDTLYEDANFLYALDGSNMIVTEKATHEYITIENFNFNSDGMGMNFDDGSDDSTKKDVEIYVGDATATEGGALEFTIGIDNTLDKDYTTPICQDNFFKNLIP